In the genome of Candidatus Sysuiplasma jiujiangense, the window CCGTTTCATCCCATTTCCTGCGCCACTTGTCCTCTATGCGGAAAATTTCCTTACGTTCCGATGCCACAGCGATGCCTCCATTTCCAACCAAATATGTCCAAGCGCAACTGCGTTAATAATGATCGTAGTTGACCAGTTCGTGCAGCTGTTTTGCCGGAGGAACAGAAATTACCTCGCTCGCGGTGCCAAGCGGAGAGATTGAGACAATTCTGCATTCTTCAGGCGCACCTATAATCTCTCTCACCTTTTCCTCCCTGAATGAAAACTGCCAGTCTGTATGCATCCCCATCTGGCCGGCCACAATAGTGATGCGCCCGATGAGCATGCCGGCATCTACAGAAAAGCTGTTCAGGTAACCCCCAAGTGTGGGATATGCATCATCCGGCATCCCGCAGACAATCATTGCAATCGGCGCCTCGATGAGCGATTTGTTGTTGGAACAGGCCGCTGAAATGCTTTTCTTTGTCTCCTCGCTACGAATGAAAACTATTTTCCATGGCTGTCTGTTGTCCATAGAAGGACAGCTTCTGATGGCCGCACTGAGAAGCTTGAGTTTTGATTCATCAATAGGTGTCTGCGAAAATCTCTTCGGCGCTATATTGTTCCTGAAAATTTCATTTGCTTCCATTCAATCATTCGTCCGGACTAACATACAATCACTGAAAAGTCGGCGGTTCCAACTGCCTCTGAAAACGATTGATCGGTCACAGCATCTCCTCTAAAAAACTGTTACCACGCTGAACTCATCAGCAAAAAGGCCCATCATGCTCATGTTATTGCCTGTCTCATACCCTTACTTAAATATTATTTTTTGCATGCGCGCGGCTTTGCTATTGAATCAAAAATTCGCTCCGAATCCTCACGATTTTAGGTATTTCAGGGTTAGAGCTACAGCCTATCCGCCTGGATCTGCACCCTAAAGCGCATCGGCTGCATTCAAAAGTCTAATATGCACATGATCGCTTTGATCCGTTGT includes:
- a CDS encoding nitroreductase family protein encodes the protein MEANEIFRNNIAPKRFSQTPIDESKLKLLSAAIRSCPSMDNRQPWKIVFIRSEETKKSISAACSNNKSLIEAPIAMIVCGMPDDAYPTLGGYLNSFSVDAGMLIGRITIVAGQMGMHTDWQFSFREEKVREIIGAPEECRIVSISPLGTASEVISVPPAKQLHELVNYDHY